In Duganella zoogloeoides, a single genomic region encodes these proteins:
- a CDS encoding TraB/GumN family protein: MILTLCAMCFAGAAHATAAGPLPPRLVAAERNGQLIFLLPETHAGMRSQYDRYFKTVIAPAFVASSLLLSERSSPVQAESSLRYQACPDEHADEAQVDPALNAALPEVLPTSHWGVFPPSAPVTGFSRFMRFQLVFEDAYFNSTGRNTPPWELQPAPELPARLTTNYATRLMLDDPRPYASVDTPASSYHAYCSLAPAQRTALARAALQMRLRQAGHAPPLDQLGKPEDAAEIERRELEEKAAKMDANYWQWVQRIALAINTSNAAATAMAEDYPTRAPNQLDTDRYLLAARNREWLARLPQMTAGQRLPFMVLGAAHLPDTAAGPGLLRLLREAGYRLTLVRDHAQLTAMLHRLPPPLAKPSPSADQPWQRTVLDGQCTDIPHGELCGWAGGGTVVTLADKGTAYNRLTVCVTHDTAWGPRNNCSTTDVPRH, from the coding sequence ATGATTTTAACGCTGTGCGCCATGTGCTTTGCTGGTGCTGCGCACGCAACCGCTGCCGGGCCGCTGCCGCCGCGCCTGGTTGCTGCCGAACGCAACGGCCAGCTGATCTTCCTGCTGCCTGAAACGCATGCGGGCATGCGCAGCCAGTACGACCGCTATTTCAAGACCGTGATCGCGCCAGCGTTCGTCGCCTCCAGCCTGTTGCTCAGCGAACGCTCGTCTCCGGTCCAGGCCGAGTCCAGCCTGCGCTACCAGGCCTGCCCCGACGAACATGCGGACGAGGCCCAGGTGGACCCCGCACTGAATGCGGCGTTGCCCGAAGTGCTGCCCACATCGCACTGGGGTGTGTTTCCGCCATCGGCGCCAGTGACCGGCTTCAGCCGCTTCATGCGGTTCCAGCTGGTATTCGAAGACGCCTACTTCAACTCGACAGGACGAAACACGCCGCCGTGGGAGCTGCAGCCAGCACCGGAGTTGCCTGCCCGGCTAACCACCAATTATGCGACCCGTCTGATGCTGGACGACCCGCGGCCGTATGCGTCGGTCGATACGCCGGCCAGCAGCTACCACGCGTATTGCTCGCTGGCGCCGGCACAGCGCACCGCGCTGGCGCGGGCTGCATTGCAAATGCGACTGCGCCAGGCCGGCCATGCGCCGCCGCTCGATCAACTGGGCAAGCCTGAAGATGCTGCAGAGATCGAGCGCCGTGAACTGGAGGAAAAAGCTGCCAAGATGGATGCCAACTACTGGCAATGGGTGCAGCGCATCGCGCTGGCGATAAACACGAGCAACGCCGCAGCCACGGCAATGGCGGAGGACTACCCGACCAGGGCGCCGAACCAGCTCGACACCGATCGCTACCTGCTGGCCGCCCGCAACCGCGAGTGGCTGGCGCGCTTGCCGCAGATGACCGCCGGCCAGCGCTTGCCGTTCATGGTACTGGGCGCCGCCCACCTGCCGGACACGGCGGCAGGACCAGGTTTGCTGCGGCTGTTACGCGAAGCCGGCTACAGGTTGACGCTGGTGCGCGACCATGCGCAGCTGACCGCCATGTTGCACCGCCTGCCGCCGCCGCTGGCCAAGCCATCGCCATCGGCCGACCAACCCTGGCAGCGCACTGTACTTGACGGCCAGTGCACGGACATACCGCATGGCGAACTATGCGGCTGGGCTGGCGGCGGTACGGTGGTAACCCTGGCCGACAAAGGCACCGCATACAACAGGCTGACAGTCTGTGTAACCCACGACACCGCCTGGGGGCCGCGCAACAATTGCTCCACCACCGACGTCCCCCGCCACTAA